The proteins below come from a single Cannabis sativa cultivar Pink pepper isolate KNU-18-1 chromosome 3, ASM2916894v1, whole genome shotgun sequence genomic window:
- the LOC115711698 gene encoding uncharacterized protein LOC115711698, which translates to MGGKCPHRSVKKRRYSHKTHRRDKFLINGDDMVYDALKNLEGIKPLPVDEDLPGMGQYYCIHCDRYFANVSVRDEHFKTKRHRKRMKLMMGPAPHTQLDADLASGMGMPDNGPKLMSM; encoded by the exons ATGGGAGGAAAGTGCCCCCATAGAAGCGTCAAGAAGAGAAGATACTCACACAAGACTCATCGCCGTGACAAGTTCCTCATTAATG GTGATGATATGGTATATGATGCCCTGAAGAATCTAGAGGGAATTAAGCCCTTGCCTGTTGATGAAGACCTCCCTGGGATGGGCCAGTATTACTGCATACACTGCGA CCGATACTTTGCCAACGTGTCCGTGAGAGACGAACATTTCAAGACGAAACGTCACAGGAAGCG TATGAAATTAATGATGGGTCCTGCACCACACACTCAACTCGATGCTGACTTAGCTAGTGGAATGGGAATGCCGGATAA